Part of the Aquimarina sp. MAR_2010_214 genome is shown below.
AAATCAGTGGGAAGTAAGAATAAATTAAAACGATTTAACGAAAACAGAACCTTTCATAATGTGGTAGAACCTACCCGAGAAGATGTACTTAACAATACACTAGGGTATAAAGGTAAATGGAAGGAGAAATTTTTCAAAAACCAAAAACCGATCGTTCTAGAGTTAGGCTGTGGTAAAGGAGAATATACAGTAGGATTAGCCGAAAAATACCCTGACAAGAATTTTATTGGTATTGATATCAAAGGAGCTCGCTTTTGGCGAGGAGCTAAAACTGCAATCGAAGATGAGATGCATAATGTAGGGTTTATAAGAACTCAAATAGAATTAATCGACCATATTTTTGAAGAAGGAGAAATTGACGAAATATGGATTACATTTCCTGATCCACAAATCAAATACAAACGCACAAAGCATCGATTAACCAATCATGACTTTTTACAGCGCTATAAAAAAGTTTTAAAACCAGACGGAATTATACATCTCAAAACTGATAGCGAATTTATGCACGGATACACATTAGGATTATTACATGGTGAAGGTCACGAAATACTTTATGCCAATCATAATGTATATCATAATGAAGGGTCTCCAGAGGTTGTAACTGCGATTCAAACTTTTTATGAAAAACAATATTTAGAACAAAATAAACCTATAACTTACATCCAGTTTAGGATCATATAATTACCCCCGTAATTTTGGAAACTACCAAACTATTTTTAGTTACATTTTTTGCATCACTCGTTGGAGTAATACCTCCTGGATTGGTAAATATGACCGTAGCCAGAACTTGTCTGGAGAGAGGTAAAAATAATGGAGTCTTAGTTGCAGTTGGTGCATCAATAGTTGTAATATTTCAGGCACTGATAGCAATTCTTTTGGCTAAATATATTTTTTTCAACCCATATGTTAGAAATATATTACTCCGTACAGGAGCAGTGATCTTTTTTTTCATGGCTATCTATTTTTTCGCTAAGGCGAAACAAAAAAGCACAAAAATAAAAGTCTATCGAAATAACGATACCAGAAGCTTTTTTAAAGGTATTATGATGTCTGCAATTAATGTATTACCCATACCCTATTTCTGTGCTATTGCGGCTGGGATGAGTGTTAGTGGTAAAATAGAGTATGATGTCTTACGAATTATTGCTTTTATCATAGCAGCAGGATCTGGAACGTTTGTAACCCTATATTTTTATGTATTTTCTTTCCTTAAAATCGAAAAGAAAACAGCATCTATTACTAAATATTCTAATTATTTTATGGCTATATTAATGTTGATTCTTGTCGCCATAACCTTAGCGAGAATTATATACACATGGGAATGAAGAAAAATGAGATAGATACCGGGTCAGAGTCTGGTACAAATTTTTTTGATAGAGTATATGACGTTGCCAAACTCATCCCGTATGGTAGAGTTACTTCTTATGGAGCAATTGCAAAATATTTAGGTGCTGCACGTAGTGCCAGAATGGTAGGTTGGGCAATGAATGCTTGTGGGGGTCGTGAAGATGTCCCCGCGCATCGTGTAGTAAATAGAAAAGGAATTCTTACTGGGAAACACCATTTTCAAGGAACAAATCTAATGCAACAGTTGTTAGAAAATGAAGATGTTGAAGTTGTAGATAACCAAATCATAGATTTCGAAAAGTTGTTCTGGGACCCTATGAAAGAATTATAGCCTTCCTTATTTCCTAATTTTTCAAAAATTTACAAATATTAGGATATCATCAATAGCGATACTACTATAAATCATTTCAATTTATAGACTTCATAATCTTAACTTTTCGACCTATCTTTGCGGCTAGGATCAATCTGTATTGATAAATTAGTTAGAAAAAGAAATAATACTCATGAAGTTAGAGAAATCGGATATCTTAAAAGCATTAGAAACTATCACTGTAGCTGGCGAAGGCAAGAACATGGTAGAAAGTGGTGCTGTGAAAAATGTAATTACTTTTGGTGATGAAGTCATTGTAGATTTGGTGTTGACCACCCCGGCATTGCATATTCGTAAACGTGCCGAAGTAGATGTAATGAAAGTTATTCATGAGAAAGTATATGAGAAGGCAAAAATAAAAGTTAATATTAAAGTTGAAGCTCCTGCAGCTCAACCTCAAAACAACGAGATTAAAGGAAAATCCATCCCAGGAATTACTAATATTATTGCGGTAGCTTCTGGTAAAGGAGGTGTAGGTAAATCTACCGTAACTTCTAATATTGCAGTAACTTTGGCTAAAATGGGATTCAAAGTTGGGGTGTTGGATGCAGACATTTATGGCCCTTCTGTTCCTATAATGTTTGATGTGGAACGTGAGCGACCTCTTTCTGTAAAAGAAGATGGGAAATCCAAAATGAAACCTATAGAAAATTACGGAGTTAAGATCTTATCTATTGGTTTTTTCACACAACCTAATCAGGCTGTAGTCTGGAGAGGACCAATGGCAGCAAAGGCACTTAATCAAATGATTTTTGATGCAGCATGGGGAGAGCTCGATTTTATGTTAATTGATTTACCACCAGGTACAGGAGATATACACTTGTCTATTATGCAATCTCTACCGATAACCGGAGCTGTGGTAGTTAGCACCCCACAAAATGTAGCTCTTGCAGATGCCAGAAAAGGAGTAGCCATGTTTCAGCAAGACAGTATTAATGTACCTGTCTTGGGGATTATAGAAAATATGGCATATTTTACACCAGAGGAACTTCCTAATAATAAATATTATATCTTTGGTAAAGAAGGAGCTAAGTATCTTGCAGAAGATCTTGATGTTCCGTTTTTAGGAGAAATCCCATTGGTGCAAAGTATACGTGAAGCTGGAGATGCAGGAAGACCTGCGGCATTGCAAACAGCAACTCCTACAGAACAAGCCTTTGAAGAATTGACAAAGAATGTGGTTCAGGAAGTAGTAAACAGAAATGATAATCTACCTCCTACCGAAGCAATTAAAATAACAACAATGGCAGGCTGCTCTGCTATAAAAAAATAGAAAATGACTTCTGAAGAATTAAAAATTAATGTAGAAAAGGCGCTAGATGAAATAAGACCTTTTTTGGAAAGTGATGGAGGAAATATTTCTTTAATTTCTATTGAAGATGATAAGGTCGTTAAAGTTCAGTTAGAAGGCGCATGTGTAGGATGTAGTGTAAATCAAATGACTCTTAAATCTGGAGTAGAAATGACGATTAAGAAATACGCACCTCAGATCGAAGAGGTGCTTAATATAGAATAAATAGTAGTTGTTTACTATTAAAAAGGCCTATAAGTAAGAAGTTAAACTTCTTACTTATAGGCCTTTTTAAGCCCAAAAAACGGGTGTAAAACAGGTATTCTTAAAATGATCAAATGATAGGTCATCCAACTACCTAAAAATGTACCAAAAATTAATATTGCGAACTTAGGTATAAATCCCCAATCCAGATTCATTACATAATATCCTATTGCAATCATAATCGTTTGATGTAAAATATAAAAAGGGTACACTGCACGGTTACAATATGCTAATTTTTTACTTTTCTTATTTAAGAATTTTGCTCCGTATCCAAATAGCACCAAAATCCAAGACCACAAATTAATCACTTTAACTAATGCTTCAGAAAAATGCACATATGTGCTATCTTCTAGTTGCAACCATATCCAGATTTGTGTACTAAATGCAATAATTCCTATGGTTAGTGCCTTAGATTTTATACGATCTATACTATTCCAGAATTCTTTTCCAGATGCAATGAGCATA
Proteins encoded:
- the trmB gene encoding tRNA (guanosine(46)-N7)-methyltransferase TrmB encodes the protein MGSKNKLKRFNENRTFHNVVEPTREDVLNNTLGYKGKWKEKFFKNQKPIVLELGCGKGEYTVGLAEKYPDKNFIGIDIKGARFWRGAKTAIEDEMHNVGFIRTQIELIDHIFEEGEIDEIWITFPDPQIKYKRTKHRLTNHDFLQRYKKVLKPDGIIHLKTDSEFMHGYTLGLLHGEGHEILYANHNVYHNEGSPEVVTAIQTFYEKQYLEQNKPITYIQFRII
- a CDS encoding LysE family translocator, which encodes METTKLFLVTFFASLVGVIPPGLVNMTVARTCLERGKNNGVLVAVGASIVVIFQALIAILLAKYIFFNPYVRNILLRTGAVIFFFMAIYFFAKAKQKSTKIKVYRNNDTRSFFKGIMMSAINVLPIPYFCAIAAGMSVSGKIEYDVLRIIAFIIAAGSGTFVTLYFYVFSFLKIEKKTASITKYSNYFMAILMLILVAITLARIIYTWE
- a CDS encoding MGMT family protein: MKKNEIDTGSESGTNFFDRVYDVAKLIPYGRVTSYGAIAKYLGAARSARMVGWAMNACGGREDVPAHRVVNRKGILTGKHHFQGTNLMQQLLENEDVEVVDNQIIDFEKLFWDPMKEL
- a CDS encoding Mrp/NBP35 family ATP-binding protein, whose amino-acid sequence is MKLEKSDILKALETITVAGEGKNMVESGAVKNVITFGDEVIVDLVLTTPALHIRKRAEVDVMKVIHEKVYEKAKIKVNIKVEAPAAQPQNNEIKGKSIPGITNIIAVASGKGGVGKSTVTSNIAVTLAKMGFKVGVLDADIYGPSVPIMFDVERERPLSVKEDGKSKMKPIENYGVKILSIGFFTQPNQAVVWRGPMAAKALNQMIFDAAWGELDFMLIDLPPGTGDIHLSIMQSLPITGAVVVSTPQNVALADARKGVAMFQQDSINVPVLGIIENMAYFTPEELPNNKYYIFGKEGAKYLAEDLDVPFLGEIPLVQSIREAGDAGRPAALQTATPTEQAFEELTKNVVQEVVNRNDNLPPTEAIKITTMAGCSAIKK
- a CDS encoding NifU family protein, encoding MTSEELKINVEKALDEIRPFLESDGGNISLISIEDDKVVKVQLEGACVGCSVNQMTLKSGVEMTIKKYAPQIEEVLNIE